One genomic segment of Bacteroidia bacterium includes these proteins:
- a CDS encoding T9SS type A sorting domain-containing protein, producing the protein MSDFWEYDPSVNIWSPKASLISPGRYEAVGFSIGNKGYIGLGYNCTVRIKDFWEYDPGTDTWTQKADFDGGPRAIAFAFSVGSKGYVGAGYGDSCTNGKCADFWEYDSASNLWTQKAGFNGLPRYWAFGFSVGSKGYVTTGMDTVNPNPPYKKDLWEYDTTTDVWVQKADFPGMKRFGASGFSLGTNAYVGLGLDSIGIGYSGDFYRWSQISNTWTPIANFAGTSRFQTVGFSINGKGYIGTGYDGAPSLTSTFWEYTPSSIGINEPSLPMVTLFPNPADDLLMVNSSVVSIRTVEIYNISGAKVHSINISNQPTTIDISFLQGGVYFVETIGSDNKTSVAKLVKR; encoded by the coding sequence ATGAGTGATTTTTGGGAGTATGATCCTTCAGTAAACATATGGTCGCCAAAAGCATCATTAATTAGTCCTGGAAGATATGAGGCGGTAGGTTTTTCCATCGGCAACAAAGGATATATTGGTCTTGGATATAATTGTACGGTTAGAATCAAAGACTTTTGGGAGTACGACCCTGGAACAGACACCTGGACCCAGAAGGCTGATTTTGATGGAGGGCCAAGAGCCATAGCATTCGCCTTTTCTGTAGGAAGTAAAGGATATGTCGGGGCAGGATATGGGGATTCTTGTACAAACGGAAAGTGCGCGGATTTTTGGGAATATGATTCGGCTAGTAATTTATGGACACAGAAGGCCGGTTTTAATGGCTTACCAAGATATTGGGCTTTTGGTTTTAGTGTTGGAAGCAAAGGATATGTTACAACCGGGATGGATACCGTTAATCCTAACCCTCCATATAAGAAAGACCTCTGGGAGTACGACACGACTACAGATGTGTGGGTGCAAAAAGCAGATTTTCCGGGCATGAAAAGATTCGGAGCATCAGGGTTTTCACTTGGAACAAATGCATATGTTGGCCTTGGGCTTGATAGCATTGGTATTGGATATTCCGGTGACTTTTACCGATGGAGTCAAATCAGTAATACATGGACGCCAATAGCCAATTTTGCCGGCACATCGCGATTTCAAACAGTTGGATTTTCAATCAATGGCAAAGGCTATATTGGTACAGGTTACGATGGCGCTCCTAGTCTTACAAGTACTTTCTGGGAATATACCCCGTCTTCCATAGGAATAAATGAACCCTCCCTTCCAATGGTTACGCTTTTTCCCAACCCTGCGGATGATTTGTTAATGGTTAATTCCTCTGTTGTGAGTATTCGGACCGTTGAAATTTATAACATATCGGGCGCGAAAGTGCATTCTATCAATATCTCCAACCAACCGACGACTATTGATATTTCCTTCCTTCAAGGCGGGGTCTATTTTGTAGAAACCATTGGCAGTGATAATAAGACCTCGGTAGCGAAACTGGTGAAGCGATAG
- a CDS encoding T9SS type A sorting domain-containing protein, translating to MENKIKILIFAGIAVFAVINNADAQSLLWANHYNTGNSDNESGGDVHYGGDARIYVSGVKNLNSNTDAILVSYTTSGTQNWVAGYNGNGGGADIPYSVRTYGSGSTIAIYTAGKTYYNGTNGTDALLLKYNLSGTLQWAKNWNNTGSSTDIAYHMDIDGSGNIYTCGTTGTNQDDVILLKYNSSGTIQWSLVWNSTYGADRPHFVKVNSGGTYVYVAGTTNSTSNGRDVFLMKVNASTGQIVSGWPKIWNGAGNSHDEGAWLDLDASENIYIAGSTTNSGGDLDALVLKYNSSGTLQCSYTYAGSAGMNDAFVSLDAVEVGAGFELYATGYTNIIVPNTCDLNWLTVKLNSSCANAWTATYVGPGGICPNPPDAAFMVKASPTTGKPFVSGLSGETTANGGVNYTTIQYNISTGVQDWFATYNRVSGQSYADNPAGKYPREVVYNGCYAKDEVYITGTSFESGGVYNDATTIKYGYTGPCTEGPEGDGGRVMNAVTPTVTVLYPNPFSRSAVFRFGDGGTIYSNASFITYDMMGREVGRMENINAGEFEIERGDLKAGIYFYKYVYDEIVIADGKFVVSE from the coding sequence ATGGAAAACAAAATCAAGATTTTGATCTTCGCAGGCATTGCTGTGTTCGCGGTAATAAATAATGCAGATGCCCAGTCATTGTTATGGGCTAACCATTACAATACTGGAAACAGCGATAATGAAAGCGGAGGAGATGTTCATTATGGAGGGGATGCCAGAATTTACGTTTCTGGTGTCAAAAACTTGAACTCGAATACGGATGCAATTCTTGTTTCTTATACAACAAGCGGCACCCAAAACTGGGTGGCAGGTTATAATGGAAATGGAGGAGGCGCAGATATACCGTATTCCGTGCGGACTTATGGGTCAGGCAGTACTATTGCAATTTATACTGCTGGAAAAACATATTATAATGGCACAAATGGAACGGATGCTTTGCTTCTGAAGTACAACCTGTCGGGAACTTTGCAATGGGCGAAAAACTGGAACAACACCGGTTCTTCCACTGACATAGCCTATCATATGGATATTGATGGGTCAGGAAATATATATACTTGCGGAACTACCGGCACTAATCAAGATGATGTTATCTTGCTGAAGTATAATTCTTCTGGTACAATTCAATGGAGCTTGGTGTGGAATAGTACTTACGGAGCAGACAGACCGCATTTTGTAAAAGTTAATTCAGGCGGAACCTATGTTTATGTGGCCGGAACTACCAATTCTACCAGTAATGGCCGGGATGTATTTCTTATGAAAGTTAACGCATCTACGGGCCAAATTGTTTCCGGGTGGCCGAAAATCTGGAATGGCGCAGGCAATAGTCACGATGAAGGAGCCTGGCTGGATCTTGACGCTAGTGAAAACATTTATATCGCGGGCTCTACTACGAATTCCGGCGGAGACCTGGATGCCCTTGTGCTGAAATACAACTCTTCGGGAACGTTGCAGTGCAGTTATACCTATGCAGGTTCGGCGGGAATGAACGATGCATTTGTCTCGTTGGACGCTGTTGAAGTCGGCGCCGGATTTGAATTATATGCAACAGGGTACACAAATATAATTGTCCCTAACACTTGTGACCTGAACTGGTTGACGGTGAAACTGAATTCAAGCTGCGCCAATGCCTGGACGGCCACTTATGTCGGTCCCGGAGGCATTTGTCCTAATCCACCAGATGCTGCTTTTATGGTTAAAGCCAGTCCGACAACGGGGAAGCCATTCGTATCAGGATTGTCGGGAGAAACAACAGCCAACGGAGGCGTAAACTATACAACGATCCAATATAACATTAGCACGGGCGTCCAGGATTGGTTTGCCACTTATAATCGTGTTTCTGGCCAGAGTTATGCTGATAATCCTGCAGGCAAATACCCCCGGGAAGTTGTTTATAATGGCTGTTACGCCAAGGATGAGGTGTATATTACCGGTACTTCATTCGAGAGCGGTGGGGTGTATAACGATGCGACCACAATCAAGTATGGCTACACTGGCCCCTGTACTGAAGGTCCGGAGGGGGACGGGGGAAGAGTTATGAACGCGGTGACCCCAACCGTAACGGTCCTTTATCCTAACCCATTTTCACGTTCAGCTGTTTTTCGTTTCGGTGATGGAGGAACCATTTACAGCAATGCTTCTTTCATCACGTATGATATGATGGGGCGGGAGGTCGGACGCATGGAAAATATTAATGCCGGGGAATTTGAAATTGAAAGGGGCGATCTGAAAGCGGGAATTTATTTTTATAAATACGTTTACGATGAAATCGTAATTGCTGACGGCAAATTTGTAGTTTCCGAATAA